Proteins from one Algiphilus sp. genomic window:
- a CDS encoding efflux transporter outer membrane subunit, which produces MRTTLLAAALLAGCAVGPDYRQPPAPEPAAFANAGSAAYSAEPVRPRFWTAFDDALLAELVTRARDRNHELRIALARLNEARALRRESVYDALPVYSAEAGYGETLQSADQRPGQPRETRESALYSGAFDAVWELDFFGRVRRGIEASRASEQALEAELRDVQVSVAAEIARTYFELRATQQRLAVATRNAENQRATLDYVEARLEAGRGTEFDQLRARSQLLTTRATIPQFETAVASAMHRLAVLVGEPPAALRDRLAPPRALPALPRLTAIGDPADLLRRRPDVRAAERRLAALTAQVGVATAELFPVVRFSGEIGFAVADADDAGSAIGETWGFGPSLSWAGLDLGHVRARIDRAEARADGALAGYEQAVLRALEETENALVAYGRNRERLELLAGTVDATRRAAGFAELRYDGGASDFLDVLDAQRAQLEAEDRFVQARLETAASLVALYKALGGGWDSADTSTETAAR; this is translated from the coding sequence ATGCGAACCACCCTACTGGCCGCGGCGCTGCTCGCCGGCTGCGCCGTCGGCCCCGACTATCGGCAGCCGCCGGCGCCCGAGCCGGCGGCCTTCGCCAATGCCGGCTCGGCGGCTTACAGCGCCGAGCCGGTGCGGCCCCGATTCTGGACCGCCTTCGACGACGCGCTGCTCGCCGAACTGGTGACGCGCGCCCGGGACCGCAACCACGAGCTGCGCATCGCGCTCGCCCGCCTCAACGAGGCGCGCGCGCTGCGCCGCGAGTCGGTCTACGACGCGCTGCCGGTCTACTCCGCAGAAGCGGGTTATGGCGAGACCCTGCAGAGCGCCGATCAGCGCCCCGGACAGCCGCGCGAGACGCGCGAGAGCGCGCTCTACAGCGGCGCCTTCGATGCGGTCTGGGAGCTCGACTTCTTCGGCCGCGTGCGCCGGGGCATCGAGGCCAGCCGCGCCAGCGAACAGGCCCTGGAGGCCGAGCTGCGCGACGTGCAGGTTAGCGTCGCGGCCGAGATCGCGCGCACCTACTTCGAGCTGCGCGCGACCCAGCAGCGGCTGGCCGTGGCGACGCGCAACGCGGAGAATCAGCGCGCCACGCTCGACTACGTCGAAGCGCGTTTGGAGGCCGGGCGCGGCACCGAGTTCGACCAGCTGCGCGCGCGTTCGCAGCTGCTCACCACGCGCGCCACCATCCCGCAGTTCGAGACCGCCGTCGCCTCGGCCATGCACCGTCTCGCCGTGCTGGTCGGCGAGCCGCCGGCCGCGCTGCGCGATCGGCTGGCGCCGCCGCGCGCGCTGCCGGCGCTGCCGCGGCTGACTGCCATCGGCGATCCGGCCGATCTGCTGCGCCGGCGTCCCGACGTTCGCGCTGCCGAGCGTCGTCTGGCGGCCCTCACCGCGCAGGTCGGTGTCGCCACCGCCGAGCTGTTCCCGGTGGTGCGCTTCTCCGGCGAGATCGGTTTCGCGGTGGCGGACGCCGACGACGCCGGCAGCGCCATCGGCGAGACATGGGGCTTCGGCCCGAGCCTCTCCTGGGCAGGACTCGATCTCGGTCATGTGCGCGCCCGCATCGACCGGGCCGAGGCGCGCGCCGACGGCGCGCTGGCCGGCTACGAGCAGGCCGTGCTGCGCGCGCTGGAGGAGACCGAGAACGCGCTGGTCGCCTACGGGCGCAACCGCGAGCGTCTGGAGCTGCTCGCCGGCACGGTCGACGCGACGCGTCGCGCGGCCGGCTTCGCCGAGCTGCGCTACGACGGCGGCGCCTCCGACTTCCTCGACGTGCTTGATGCCCAGCGCGCCCAGCTCGAGGCCGAGGACCGCTTCGTCCAGGCGCGGCTGGAGACCGCCGCCAGCCTGGTGGCGCTCTACAAGGCGCTGGGCGGTGGATGGGATTCCGCCGATACGTCGACCGAGACCGCGGCACGCTAG
- the trxA gene encoding thioredoxin, whose amino-acid sequence MSEHTTAITDAGFAQDVREASRTQPVLVDFWADWCGPCHSMAPILEQLAADNAGRVKVVKLDVDANPQTPAALGIRSIPTLMLFRDGELAATHVGNAPKAMLSAFLDAKLAA is encoded by the coding sequence ATGAGCGAGCACACTACCGCTATCACCGACGCCGGTTTCGCGCAGGATGTCCGCGAGGCCAGCCGCACCCAGCCCGTGCTGGTCGATTTCTGGGCCGACTGGTGCGGTCCGTGCCACAGCATGGCGCCGATCCTGGAACAGCTGGCCGCCGACAACGCCGGGCGCGTCAAGGTGGTCAAGCTCGACGTGGACGCCAATCCGCAGACGCCGGCCGCGCTCGGCATCCGCAGCATCCCCACGCTGATGCTGTTCCGGGATGGCGAGCTGGCTGCAACCCACGTCGGCAACGCGCCGAAGGCGATGCTGTCGGCCTTCCTCGACGCCAAGCTGGCGGCGTGA
- a CDS encoding multidrug efflux RND transporter permease subunit → MRFTHFFIERPIFAGVLSFLIFVGGALAAFVLPIAEYPEVSPPTIVVSAQYPGANPQVVSETVAAPLEQEIVGVEDMIYMSSQAQQDGTLQLTVVFALGADIDRAQVQVQNRVAQALPRLPQEVRALGVTTRKSSPDLTMVVHLSSPDQRYDGLYLRNYALIQVRDELARLPGAGDVRLFGAGDYAMRVWLDPQKLAARDLTAGDVIAAVREQNLQVAAGSVGAAPVNDGADFQLAINARGRLGSEQEFADIIVKTGPAGELTRLADVARIELGAGDYSLQSLLDNRAAVAMPVFLQPGANALELADAVRAKMAELETRFPDGVAYSIVYDPTVFVRESITAVTHTLLEATALVVLVVLLFLQRWRAALIPIIAVPVSIVGTLGALQLFGFSLNTLTLFGLVLAVGIVVDDAIVVVENIERGIEEGRTPRVAAHRSMDEVGSAIIAISLVLVAVFVPPALVGGFDGQFYRQFALTIAFSAVISAFNSLTLSPALAALLLPPHGAPPDRVQRGIDGALGWLFRPFNRGFLASARGYQTGMRRLLRMSGIGMVVYGGLAVLAGVSFVNAPTSLVPTQDKGYLITILQLPPSASIERTEAVVREVADIGRTEPAVAHAVQFPGLSVNGFTRSSNAAIVFFPLKPFDERGPEDSGPAIAERLNRKFGAIRDAFVLTVPPPPVRGFGPAGGFKLQIEDRSDSGPTALYEATQALIAEARTRPELANVFTNYEINAPQLYADVDRAQAKRLGVPLENVFQTMQAYLGSYYINDFNQFGRTFRVIMQADAPYRDQPRDVLLLETRNSDGDMVPLGSVLQLEETYGPTTVQRYNGYPSADVNGAGAPGVSSGEAVAVMESVAEDVLPAGMTFSWTELTYQQVEASGALNLIFSLCVLFVFLVLAAQYESLSLPLVVILIVPMCLLSAVAGILMRGLDINIFTQIGLFVLVGLASKNAILIVEFARDAEARGASRVRAALEACRLRLRPIVMTSVAFILGVLPLAVASGAGAEIAHAMGTAVFAGMIGVTFFGLFFTPLFYVVVGALTARRPAPRDTGGEGAPLGTH, encoded by the coding sequence ATGCGTTTCACGCACTTCTTCATCGAGCGACCGATCTTCGCCGGCGTGCTTTCCTTCCTGATCTTCGTCGGTGGCGCCCTGGCGGCCTTCGTGCTGCCCATTGCCGAGTATCCGGAGGTGAGCCCGCCCACCATCGTGGTGTCGGCGCAGTACCCGGGCGCCAATCCGCAGGTCGTCTCGGAAACGGTGGCGGCACCGCTGGAACAGGAGATCGTCGGCGTCGAGGACATGATCTACATGTCATCGCAGGCGCAGCAGGACGGCACCCTGCAGCTCACCGTGGTCTTCGCGCTCGGCGCCGACATCGACCGCGCCCAGGTGCAGGTGCAGAACCGCGTCGCGCAGGCGCTTCCGCGCCTGCCGCAGGAAGTCCGCGCGCTGGGCGTGACCACGCGCAAGAGTTCGCCCGACCTCACCATGGTCGTGCACCTGTCCTCGCCCGACCAGCGCTACGACGGGCTCTACCTCCGCAACTACGCGCTCATCCAGGTGCGCGACGAGCTGGCGCGTCTGCCCGGGGCCGGTGACGTGCGCCTCTTCGGCGCCGGCGACTACGCCATGCGCGTGTGGCTGGATCCGCAGAAGCTGGCGGCGCGCGATCTGACCGCCGGCGACGTCATCGCTGCGGTGCGCGAGCAGAACCTGCAGGTCGCCGCCGGCTCGGTGGGTGCTGCACCGGTGAACGATGGCGCCGACTTCCAGCTCGCCATCAACGCGCGCGGCCGGCTGGGCAGCGAGCAGGAGTTCGCCGACATCATCGTCAAGACCGGGCCGGCCGGCGAGTTGACGCGGCTGGCCGACGTGGCCCGCATCGAGCTCGGCGCCGGCGACTATTCGCTGCAGAGCCTGCTCGACAACCGCGCCGCGGTGGCCATGCCGGTGTTCCTGCAGCCGGGCGCCAACGCGCTCGAGCTGGCCGATGCGGTGCGCGCCAAGATGGCCGAGCTGGAGACGCGCTTCCCGGACGGGGTCGCGTACTCCATCGTCTACGACCCCACGGTGTTCGTGCGCGAATCGATCACCGCGGTCACGCACACGCTGCTCGAAGCGACCGCACTGGTGGTGCTGGTGGTACTGCTCTTCCTGCAGCGCTGGCGCGCGGCCCTGATTCCGATCATCGCGGTGCCGGTGTCGATCGTCGGGACGCTGGGCGCGCTGCAGCTGTTCGGCTTTTCGCTCAACACGCTGACCTTGTTCGGGCTGGTGCTGGCGGTGGGCATCGTGGTCGACGATGCCATCGTCGTGGTCGAGAACATCGAGCGCGGCATCGAGGAAGGACGCACGCCGCGCGTGGCCGCGCACCGCTCGATGGACGAGGTGGGCAGCGCCATCATCGCCATTTCGCTGGTGCTGGTCGCGGTCTTCGTGCCGCCGGCGCTGGTGGGTGGCTTCGACGGCCAGTTCTATCGCCAGTTCGCGCTCACCATCGCGTTCTCCGCGGTGATCTCGGCCTTCAACTCGCTGACCCTGTCGCCGGCGCTGGCGGCTCTGCTGCTGCCGCCGCACGGTGCGCCGCCGGACCGCGTGCAGCGCGGCATCGACGGTGCCCTGGGCTGGCTGTTCCGACCCTTCAATCGCGGATTCCTGGCATCCGCCCGCGGCTATCAGACCGGCATGCGCCGCCTCCTGCGCATGAGCGGCATCGGCATGGTGGTCTACGGCGGGCTGGCGGTGCTGGCCGGAGTGAGCTTCGTCAACGCGCCCACCAGCCTCGTGCCCACGCAGGACAAGGGCTATCTGATCACCATCCTCCAGCTGCCGCCCTCGGCCTCCATCGAGCGGACCGAGGCGGTGGTGCGCGAGGTCGCGGACATCGGACGCACCGAGCCGGCCGTGGCGCATGCCGTGCAGTTCCCCGGGCTGTCGGTCAACGGCTTCACGCGCAGTTCCAACGCGGCCATCGTGTTCTTCCCGCTGAAACCCTTCGACGAGCGCGGTCCGGAGGATTCCGGACCGGCCATTGCCGAGCGGCTCAACCGCAAGTTCGGCGCCATCCGCGACGCCTTCGTGCTGACGGTGCCGCCGCCGCCGGTACGCGGCTTCGGCCCCGCGGGGGGCTTCAAGCTGCAGATCGAGGATCGTTCGGACAGTGGCCCGACCGCTCTCTACGAGGCCACGCAGGCGCTCATCGCCGAGGCGCGCACGCGGCCCGAGCTGGCCAACGTCTTCACCAACTACGAGATCAATGCGCCGCAGCTGTACGCGGACGTCGACCGCGCCCAGGCAAAGCGGCTGGGCGTCCCGCTGGAGAATGTCTTCCAGACCATGCAGGCCTATCTGGGCTCGTACTACATCAACGACTTCAACCAGTTCGGCCGTACCTTCCGGGTGATCATGCAGGCGGATGCGCCCTACCGCGATCAGCCGCGGGACGTGCTGCTGCTGGAAACGCGCAACAGCGACGGCGACATGGTGCCGCTGGGCAGCGTGCTGCAGCTGGAGGAAACCTACGGGCCGACCACCGTGCAGCGCTACAACGGCTACCCCTCCGCCGATGTCAACGGCGCCGGTGCGCCGGGGGTCAGCTCCGGCGAGGCGGTGGCGGTGATGGAGTCGGTAGCCGAGGATGTGCTGCCCGCCGGCATGACCTTCAGCTGGACCGAGCTGACCTATCAGCAGGTCGAGGCCAGCGGCGCGCTCAATCTCATCTTCTCGCTGTGCGTGCTCTTCGTCTTCCTGGTGCTGGCCGCGCAGTACGAGAGCCTGTCGCTGCCGCTGGTGGTCATCCTCATCGTGCCGATGTGCCTGTTGTCGGCCGTGGCCGGCATCCTGATGCGTGGACTCGACATCAACATCTTCACGCAGATCGGGCTCTTCGTCCTGGTCGGGCTGGCGTCGAAGAACGCCATCCTCATCGTCGAGTTCGCGCGCGATGCCGAGGCGCGCGGCGCGAGTCGCGTCCGCGCCGCGCTGGAGGCCTGCCGGCTGCGCCTGCGGCCCATCGTCATGACCTCGGTTGCCTTCATTCTCGGCGTGCTGCCACTGGCCGTCGCCAGCGGTGCCGGCGCCGAGATCGCCCACGCCATGGGCACTGCGGTCTTCGCCGGAATGATCGGCGTGACCTTCTTCGGTCTCTTCTTCACGCCGCTGTTCTACGTCGTCGTCGGTGCGCTGACCGCGCGCCGGCCGGCGCCCCGGGACACCGGAGGCGAAGGCGCACCGCTCGGCACGCATTGA
- a CDS encoding efflux RND transporter periplasmic adaptor subunit → MSSMPTRDDPAYGLSNSFHSQVSQAVPDATSIPGLRATAVQAFLALTAFAGFALLGGCDSAYSQGADAPPPQVVEVAEVTRREVIDWDSFTGRFEAVERVALRPRVSGYVERISFEEGALVEKEQVLFRIDARPYQARLNRARAELERAEAQYDLAGRELERARQLLRSSAISQEEHDQLVSNRSQAAANLEAARAAVESAALDVDFTRVVAPIAGRVSRAEITAGNYVTAGQSLLTTVVSVDPIHVVFEGNEQTYLRYAASGGGDGRLVRVGLADEQTFPHRGRLDFIDNALDPATGTIRARAVLDNPDGRFVPGLFARVQVRGGAPEASTLVAPRAIGTDQDRKYVYVVDDRDTVQYRRVELGELVDGLRVVKSGLQPGERVVTAGLARVQPGAVVTPQPAPQVRADASAGAPQYN, encoded by the coding sequence ATGAGCAGCATGCCAACACGCGACGATCCGGCATACGGACTCTCGAACAGTTTCCACAGCCAAGTATCGCAGGCCGTTCCCGACGCCACGAGCATTCCGGGGCTGCGTGCGACCGCCGTGCAGGCCTTCCTGGCGCTCACCGCCTTCGCCGGTTTCGCGCTGCTGGGCGGATGCGACAGTGCCTACTCGCAGGGTGCCGACGCGCCGCCTCCGCAGGTCGTGGAGGTCGCCGAGGTCACGCGCCGCGAGGTCATCGACTGGGACAGCTTCACCGGCCGCTTCGAGGCGGTCGAGCGGGTCGCGCTGCGGCCGCGGGTGAGCGGGTACGTCGAGCGAATCAGCTTCGAGGAAGGCGCGCTGGTCGAGAAGGAGCAGGTGCTGTTCCGGATCGATGCGCGTCCCTACCAGGCCCGGCTCAACCGTGCCCGCGCCGAGCTGGAGCGTGCCGAGGCACAGTACGACCTGGCCGGTCGCGAGCTCGAGCGGGCCCGACAGCTGCTGCGCTCCAGCGCCATATCGCAGGAGGAGCACGACCAGCTGGTCAGCAATCGCAGCCAGGCGGCGGCCAACCTCGAGGCTGCACGTGCCGCGGTCGAGTCGGCCGCGCTGGATGTCGATTTCACGCGTGTGGTCGCGCCCATCGCCGGGCGGGTCTCGCGCGCCGAGATCACGGCGGGCAACTACGTGACGGCCGGCCAGAGCCTGCTGACCACCGTGGTGTCGGTGGATCCGATCCACGTCGTGTTCGAGGGCAACGAGCAGACCTACCTGCGCTATGCGGCCAGCGGTGGCGGTGATGGCCGCTTGGTGCGTGTCGGGTTGGCCGATGAGCAGACGTTTCCGCATCGCGGCCGATTGGACTTCATCGACAACGCCCTCGACCCCGCCACCGGGACGATCCGGGCGCGCGCCGTGCTCGACAACCCCGATGGCCGCTTCGTGCCCGGCCTTTTCGCCCGCGTCCAGGTCCGGGGCGGTGCGCCCGAGGCATCGACGCTGGTCGCGCCGCGCGCCATCGGCACCGATCAGGACCGCAAGTACGTCTACGTCGTCGACGACCGGGACACGGTGCAGTACCGACGCGTCGAACTCGGCGAGCTGGTCGACGGTCTGCGCGTCGTCAAGTCGGGCCTGCAGCCCGGTGAGCGCGTCGTCACCGCCGGACTGGCGCGCGTGCAGCCCGGCGCTGTGGTGACGCCGCAGCCGGCACCGCAGGTGCGCGCCGACGCATCCGCCGGCGCGCCGCAGTACAACTAG
- a CDS encoding TetR/AcrR family transcriptional regulator yields MSERKTAASATEVANNPGQKPRVRERIFEAASDLFYRQGIRAVGIDAITSGADTNKMSFYRNFSSKDELVAEYLRAHVREYWDWWDGICAQHPEDPRQQVIDLFTAFRDEKCADEDRGCALGNAAVEICDDSHPGRSVITEYKHEKRERWRALARDMGAPDPDALGDALLMLQEGGHQTRLTFCGVEGPLSNIVDAAAMLVRCGMDPAR; encoded by the coding sequence ATGAGCGAGAGGAAGACAGCAGCAAGCGCTACGGAGGTGGCGAACAACCCCGGGCAGAAGCCGCGCGTGCGCGAACGGATCTTCGAAGCCGCGAGCGATCTGTTCTACCGACAGGGCATCCGCGCCGTCGGCATCGACGCGATCACCAGCGGGGCCGACACCAACAAGATGAGCTTCTATCGCAACTTCTCGTCGAAGGACGAGCTGGTGGCGGAGTATCTGCGGGCCCACGTGCGCGAGTACTGGGACTGGTGGGACGGCATCTGCGCGCAGCATCCGGAGGATCCGCGCCAGCAGGTCATCGACCTTTTCACCGCCTTCCGGGACGAGAAGTGCGCCGACGAGGATCGCGGCTGCGCGCTGGGCAACGCGGCCGTGGAGATATGCGATGACAGCCACCCCGGCCGCAGCGTGATCACCGAGTACAAGCACGAGAAGCGCGAGCGCTGGCGCGCGCTGGCGCGCGACATGGGGGCGCCCGACCCCGATGCGCTCGGCGATGCCCTGCTGATGCTGCAGGAGGGCGGCCACCAGACCCGCCTGACCTTCTGTGGTGTCGAGGGACCGCTTTCGAACATCGTCGATGCCGCTGCCATGCTCGTCCGGTGCGGGATGGATCCGGCGCGATGA
- a CDS encoding nuclear transport factor 2 family protein, translated as MTRSAGTASSPAAVVREWVAAFNRADVDALAGCYAEDAVNHQVANAPVHGREAIRAMFAREMAGAEMTCIVENLFEDGEWAILEWRDPLGLRGCGFFHVVDGRIRFQRGYWDRLSFLRQHGLPLPTS; from the coding sequence ATGACGCGTTCGGCCGGCACCGCCTCCTCACCGGCCGCAGTGGTCCGGGAATGGGTCGCCGCCTTCAACCGCGCCGATGTCGACGCGCTGGCCGGATGCTATGCCGAGGATGCCGTCAACCATCAGGTCGCCAACGCACCCGTCCACGGCCGCGAAGCGATTCGCGCCATGTTCGCGCGCGAAATGGCCGGTGCTGAGATGACCTGCATCGTCGAGAACCTCTTCGAGGACGGCGAGTGGGCCATCCTCGAGTGGCGCGACCCGCTCGGTCTCCGCGGCTGCGGCTTCTTCCACGTCGTGGACGGCCGCATCCGCTTCCAGCGGGGCTACTGGGACCGGCTCAGCTTCCTGCGCCAGCACGGGCTGCCGCTGCCGACGTCATGA
- a CDS encoding bifunctional acetate--CoA ligase family protein/GNAT family N-acetyltransferase yields MTTRNLDAIFRPRRIALFGASEREPSVGSALTANLLNSGFGGSVDLVNPRYESLHGHPVHADVAALPEAPDLAVIATPPESVPDLVAKLAARGTRGAIVITAGFEDLGSEASRNLQSRMLAAARPGLMRIIGPNSLGVIATGSGLNAAFAHLRPGTGRLAFVTQSGAVISAVLDWAAPRGIGFSHLVSLGDMADVDFGDMLDYLAADSATGAILLYIESIRSARKFMSAARAASRQKPVIAVKAGRFAESARAAATHTGALAGADAVYDAALRRAGIVRVDGLEDLFDAAAILATRSRPERDRLTIVTNGGGLGVLAADALRARGGTLAPLPETARARLDAVLPASWSRANPVDIIGDADAARYRRTLDILMSEPGTDTLLVLNSPTGIADSVASADSVAKAAAAHPRRTVITAWVGAHTAAGARRWLATHGLPSYAGPAQAAAAFMHLVRYRRVQEELLETPPSLPEVFAPNLDAARGIVETALAEGRHWLDADECDALLQAYEIPMVAGRIAQTPAEAAAIAAGLDQPVAVKLLSPDVTHKSEVGGVLLNLGGVEAVRSATAALIERLARERPSLTIDGFLVQPMVSAQHGLELIVGIGDDPVFGPVILFGHGGTAAELIADTALALPPLNMQLAYQLIDDTRVARLLPSTHGRRALDRDALATILVKLAQLVVDLPALRELDINPLLLTADGAIGLDARCRVAPAEPGERLAIRPYPRELEEEVRLRDGRRLLLRPIRPEDEVSLRAGFDRLTPEEIHLRFHHFLRHLPHGFAARLSQIDYDREMALVLAERGPPGRVGLHGVVRLVADPDNACAEFAIIIARTVRDQGVGRHLMERIIDYARSRGVQRIEGDVLEHNSAMIGLARRLGFTVARMADNPGVVRVRLELAEEHRA; encoded by the coding sequence GTGACGACACGCAATCTCGACGCGATCTTCCGACCACGGCGGATAGCGCTCTTCGGCGCCAGCGAGCGCGAGCCGTCGGTCGGCTCTGCCTTGACCGCCAACCTGCTGAACAGCGGGTTCGGCGGCAGCGTCGATCTCGTCAACCCGCGCTATGAATCGCTGCACGGGCACCCCGTGCATGCCGATGTCGCGGCGCTGCCCGAGGCCCCCGATCTCGCGGTGATCGCGACGCCGCCCGAAAGCGTTCCGGACCTGGTGGCCAAACTGGCGGCGCGCGGCACGCGCGGCGCCATCGTCATCACTGCGGGCTTCGAGGATCTCGGCAGCGAAGCGAGCCGCAACCTGCAGTCACGCATGCTGGCGGCAGCGCGACCGGGTCTGATGCGCATCATCGGACCCAACAGCCTGGGCGTGATCGCCACCGGGAGCGGTCTCAACGCCGCCTTCGCCCATCTCCGGCCCGGCACCGGTCGACTCGCGTTCGTCACCCAGTCCGGCGCGGTGATCTCGGCAGTGCTCGACTGGGCGGCACCGCGCGGAATCGGCTTCTCGCACCTGGTGTCGCTGGGCGACATGGCGGACGTCGACTTCGGCGACATGCTCGACTATCTGGCCGCGGACAGCGCCACCGGTGCCATCCTGCTCTACATCGAATCGATCCGATCGGCGCGCAAGTTCATGTCCGCCGCACGCGCGGCGTCGCGACAGAAGCCGGTGATCGCGGTGAAGGCGGGACGTTTCGCGGAAAGCGCGCGTGCGGCCGCCACGCATACCGGCGCGCTCGCGGGCGCCGACGCGGTCTACGACGCCGCCCTGCGACGCGCCGGCATCGTGCGCGTCGACGGGCTCGAGGACCTGTTCGATGCGGCGGCCATCCTCGCCACCCGGAGCCGGCCGGAACGCGACCGGCTGACCATCGTGACCAACGGCGGCGGCCTGGGCGTGCTGGCCGCCGATGCGCTGCGCGCCCGGGGTGGCACGCTGGCGCCGCTGCCCGAGACCGCACGCGCGCGGCTCGACGCCGTGCTGCCCGCGAGCTGGTCGCGCGCCAATCCGGTGGACATCATCGGCGACGCCGACGCGGCGCGCTATCGCCGTACGCTGGACATCCTGATGAGCGAGCCGGGCACCGACACGCTGCTCGTGCTCAATTCGCCCACCGGGATCGCCGACAGCGTCGCCTCGGCCGACTCGGTGGCCAAAGCGGCCGCGGCGCATCCGCGACGTACCGTCATCACCGCCTGGGTGGGTGCGCACACCGCGGCCGGTGCCCGGCGCTGGCTCGCCACGCACGGCCTGCCGAGCTATGCCGGACCGGCTCAGGCCGCCGCGGCCTTCATGCACCTGGTGCGCTATCGGCGGGTACAGGAGGAGCTCCTGGAGACACCACCGTCGCTGCCGGAGGTGTTCGCACCGAACCTCGATGCCGCGCGCGGCATCGTCGAGACCGCGCTGGCCGAGGGCCGGCACTGGCTCGACGCCGACGAGTGCGATGCGCTGCTGCAGGCCTACGAGATCCCGATGGTGGCGGGTCGCATTGCGCAGACGCCGGCCGAAGCCGCGGCCATCGCCGCCGGGCTCGATCAGCCAGTCGCGGTCAAGCTGCTGTCGCCCGATGTCACGCACAAGTCGGAAGTCGGCGGCGTGCTGCTCAACCTCGGCGGCGTGGAAGCGGTGCGCTCGGCCACCGCCGCGCTGATCGAGCGCCTGGCGCGGGAACGCCCTTCCCTGACGATCGACGGCTTTCTCGTCCAGCCGATGGTATCGGCACAGCACGGCCTGGAACTGATCGTCGGCATCGGAGACGACCCGGTGTTCGGCCCGGTGATCCTGTTCGGACACGGTGGCACGGCGGCCGAACTGATTGCCGACACCGCGCTGGCGCTGCCGCCGCTGAACATGCAGCTGGCCTATCAGCTCATCGATGACACCCGGGTGGCACGACTGCTGCCGTCCACGCACGGCCGCCGGGCACTCGATCGCGATGCGCTGGCCACCATCCTGGTCAAGCTGGCGCAACTGGTCGTCGACCTGCCCGCGCTGCGCGAACTCGACATCAATCCGCTGCTGCTCACGGCCGACGGTGCCATCGGACTCGACGCCCGCTGCCGGGTGGCGCCCGCCGAACCCGGCGAACGACTCGCGATCCGCCCCTACCCGCGCGAGCTCGAGGAGGAAGTACGGCTGCGCGATGGCCGCAGGTTGTTGCTGCGGCCGATCCGGCCCGAGGACGAGGTCAGCCTGCGCGCCGGCTTCGATCGCCTGACGCCGGAGGAAATCCATCTGCGCTTCCACCACTTCCTGCGTCATCTCCCGCACGGCTTCGCGGCGCGCCTGTCGCAGATCGACTACGACCGCGAGATGGCGCTGGTGCTGGCCGAACGCGGCCCGCCGGGTCGGGTCGGACTGCACGGCGTAGTCAGGCTGGTAGCCGACCCCGACAATGCGTGCGCGGAATTCGCCATCATCATCGCGCGCACGGTGCGCGACCAGGGCGTGGGCCGCCACCTCATGGAGCGCATCATCGATTACGCCCGCAGCCGCGGCGTGCAGCGCATCGAAGGCGATGTGCTCGAGCACAACAGCGCCATGATCGGACTCGCGCGACGGCTCGGCTTCACCGTCGCGCGCATGGCCGACAACCCGGGCGTCGTACGGGTCCGGCTGGAACTTGCCGAGGAGCATCGCGCATGA
- a CDS encoding histone deacetylase family protein, translated as MSVRRTYYITHPSSRDHDMGPGHPEQPARVSAIEDRLIAAGVLDFLHHRTARPATGDQLAHAHDTLYLDELAAAAPTGDDRLVRLDPDTAMNRHTLTAAAHAAGAIVQAVDLVLGNDGGAAFCNTRPPGHHAERGQAMGFCFYNNVAIGALHALDAHGLDRVAIIDFDVHYGNGTADIVGGDKRILLCSSYQYPLYPLSRPATEAANFSNVMLKAGDGGDAFRAAVTAHWFPALERFAPQLVLFSAGFDAHAEDPLAEMRLVEDDYAWVTREIIRRTAASAAQRVVSTLEGGYDLSALGRAATAHIQALMEPDATF; from the coding sequence ATGAGCGTTCGTCGCACCTACTACATCACCCATCCCTCCAGCCGCGATCACGACATGGGTCCCGGCCATCCCGAGCAGCCGGCACGCGTCTCCGCCATAGAGGACCGGCTCATCGCCGCGGGGGTGCTCGACTTCCTGCATCACCGCACCGCACGCCCGGCGACCGGGGACCAGCTCGCGCACGCGCACGACACGCTCTATCTCGATGAGCTCGCGGCGGCGGCGCCCACCGGGGACGACCGCCTCGTGCGACTGGACCCCGACACCGCGATGAACCGGCACACCCTGACCGCGGCGGCACACGCCGCGGGTGCCATCGTGCAGGCGGTCGATCTGGTGCTCGGAAACGACGGCGGCGCCGCATTCTGCAACACCCGCCCGCCCGGCCATCACGCCGAGCGCGGCCAGGCCATGGGCTTCTGCTTCTACAACAACGTCGCGATCGGCGCCCTGCACGCGCTGGACGCGCATGGACTCGACCGGGTGGCGATCATCGACTTCGACGTGCACTACGGCAACGGCACCGCCGATATCGTCGGCGGCGACAAGCGCATCCTGCTGTGCTCCTCGTATCAGTACCCGCTCTATCCGCTGAGCCGGCCGGCCACCGAGGCGGCGAACTTCAGCAACGTGATGCTCAAGGCGGGCGATGGCGGCGACGCGTTCCGAGCCGCGGTGACGGCGCACTGGTTCCCGGCGCTCGAACGCTTCGCGCCGCAGCTCGTGCTGTTCTCGGCGGGCTTCGACGCCCATGCCGAGGACCCGCTCGCCGAGATGCGGCTGGTCGAGGACGACTACGCCTGGGTCACGCGCGAGATCATCCGCCGCACCGCCGCGAGCGCCGCACAGCGCGTGGTATCGACCCTGGAGGGCGGCTACGACCTGTCGGCGCTGGGACGCGCCGCCACCGCGCACATCCAGGCGCTGATGGAACCCGACGCGACCTTCTGA